The following DNA comes from Mycobacteroides immunogenum.
GCCCAGTGCCGCCGCTCTCTTCGCGCGCAACGGCACACCGGCCCGAGTTACGTTGACCTCGTTGTCAACCGGTTCGCCGATGGGAGTGCTCCTTCGTTCCCGCGCCCCGCTAGGGCGCTGGGTTCAGACCATAGAGCAAAAACCCGGCGATGGCTTGCGCATACTCGGCAATATGGTCTGTGCGCCCCTCGTCATCGACAATCAGGGTGACCGCGCCGACCAGTAAGGACACGAAGGCCTGTCCCAGGAACTCGGTGTCCATCTCCGGACTGATCCGGTCCGCGCCGATCATTGAGAAGACGGACTGCTCACTGCGCACCGACGCGAAGCGGAAGAACTGGATCATGGACTGAAGCGCTTCCGGGTCCACCCCCGCGGCTTCGGTGCACACGAAGATCAACGCGGGCAACCGCCCCGCCACCGCCTCCAGCGCGTTCCTAAATCCTTGCGCAAGAGCGTGTTCGATGTCCCGGCGCGCGTCCAGCCGGGCCACCGGGCGTGACAGCACGGGTTCCATCGCCGAAAACTCGCGCACCATCAGCGCATCGAGCAAGTCACGCTTGTTTTGATAGTAGTTGTAGAACGTGCCGTGGCTGACGCCCAGCTTCTCCACGATCTCATTCACGCCCACCGCGTGATAGCCCTCGGATAGGAAGCATTCGAGAGCGGCATCGAGAAGTTCGTTGCGCCGATCTGCTGCCGCGGGCACCGGAATATGCACGGCTTCAACGATTTCCGCCGCCACATCACCGTCACCCGGCTCCAGGATGACACCCTCGCGCAGGATTCCGCGCTCCGCGATCAGCGACGCGGTACTCACGAAACGTTCGCGCGTGCCGGGATTGTCATGCCGACTTTGGGCAAGCAGGAAGCCGGGCAGCACCAATGCCGGCAACAGCCGGGCCAGCACGGCGTGATCGTGGGCGTCCTCGGGTAGCCAGCCGGCGCGCCTGCCGGACTCCAGGCCCCGCTGAACATACGAGTCGAGCATCGCCTGGATACCGAGGACGCGCTGTTTGAGTTCCTTGTCGGCCGCGGCGGACTGCACCGTCAGGAGCTTCAGCAGCGCAGGCTCCTGATCGACCAGCGCATAGAGCCGACGGCCGCCCTCCATAATGATGTCGTTTCGTTCCTCGATGCCCGCCGTTCCACCGACCACATCGAGAAAGTCGTCGAGCGCCAGGGTATCGACGAGCCGCTCCACGCCGTAGTCGAAAACCAGGTCCAGGACCTCACGCTTGCTATCGACATACCGGTAGACGGTGCCCTGCCCCATACCCGCGCGGGTTGCGATATCGGACATGCTGGTCTGCTCGTAGCCGTTTTCAGTGAACGCGGCGAAGGCGGCGTCGACGATCTGCTGACGCCGTTTGTCGGCAAGTCCGGACACGGGGGGCCGTCCTCGGCGAGGGGGCTCCTGCGCCACTAGCTGCTCCATCGACGTTTCCGACCTGACCGGGGCGCGCGCACCTGCGTGCCGTGCTGCCGTCCGAGTGTAAACGCCTACCGGATAAGGCTCAGCCGACTCAGCCTTCGAGCTTGTAACCGAGGCCGCGCACCGTCACCAAGTGCACCGGATTGGCCGGGTCAGCCTCGATTTTGGAACGCAACCGCTTGACGTGGACATCGAGGGTCTTGGTGTCGCCCACATAGTCCGCACCCCATACACGGTCGATGAGCTGACCGCGGGTCAGCACCCGGCCGCTGTTGCGAATCAGATATTCAAGAAGGTCGAATTCCTTGAGCGGCAGAGTGATCGCTTCACCGTTCACAGACACGGTGTGCCGGTCGACATCCATCCGCACCGGGCCGGCTTCCAATACCCCGTCACCGGAAGCGGTCTCTTCGGAATCCGAGCCGCGACGCAGCACCGCGCGAATGCGGGCAATCAGTTCGCGCGCCGAATAGGGCTTGGTGACGTAATCGTCGGCGCCCAGCTCCAACCCGACGACCTTGTCGATCTCGCTGTCCCGCGCGGTCACCATGATCACCGGCACGCTGGACTTGGCGCGCAGCTGCTTGCAGACATCGGTGCCGCTCATACCGGGCAGCATCAGATCCAGCAGCACGATATCGGCACCGGCACGCTCGAATTCGGCGAGCGCGGAGGGACCGTCATTCACGATGGTCGCCTCGAAACCCTCCTTGCGCAGCAGGAAGGCCAGTGGATCGGCCAGCGAGTCTTCGTCCTCAACAATCAAGACACTGGTCATCGACGTACGTGTTCCTCTCGTGTAGTCGCCTTGTGCTCTTCGCGTAAGCGGCTGGGGGGTACTGGGGATGATCCGCCGGCCGCAAGACCGTTGGATCGCTGGGTGTGGTTGGTCGCGTCTTTGCGAGGTGCGGTTTCGTCGGACTGCGTATCTGTCTCGGGGTCGTCAACATCGTCTTCGTACACCGGCAGCGACAGGGTGAAGGTCGATCCCGTGCCCGGCTGGCTCCAGAGCTTGATGGC
Coding sequences within:
- a CDS encoding TetR/AcrR family transcriptional regulator, with product MSGLADKRRQQIVDAAFAAFTENGYEQTSMSDIATRAGMGQGTVYRYVDSKREVLDLVFDYGVERLVDTLALDDFLDVVGGTAGIEERNDIIMEGGRRLYALVDQEPALLKLLTVQSAAADKELKQRVLGIQAMLDSYVQRGLESGRRAGWLPEDAHDHAVLARLLPALVLPGFLLAQSRHDNPGTRERFVSTASLIAERGILREGVILEPGDGDVAAEIVEAVHIPVPAAADRRNELLDAALECFLSEGYHAVGVNEIVEKLGVSHGTFYNYYQNKRDLLDALMVREFSAMEPVLSRPVARLDARRDIEHALAQGFRNALEAVAGRLPALIFVCTEAAGVDPEALQSMIQFFRFASVRSEQSVFSMIGADRISPEMDTEFLGQAFVSLLVGAVTLIVDDEGRTDHIAEYAQAIAGFLLYGLNPAP
- a CDS encoding response regulator transcription factor — its product is MTSVLIVEDEDSLADPLAFLLRKEGFEATIVNDGPSALAEFERAGADIVLLDLMLPGMSGTDVCKQLRAKSSVPVIMVTARDSEIDKVVGLELGADDYVTKPYSARELIARIRAVLRRGSDSEETASGDGVLEAGPVRMDVDRHTVSVNGEAITLPLKEFDLLEYLIRNSGRVLTRGQLIDRVWGADYVGDTKTLDVHVKRLRSKIEADPANPVHLVTVRGLGYKLEG